The Drosophila santomea strain STO CAGO 1482 unplaced genomic scaffold, Prin_Dsan_1.1 Segkk86_quiver_pilon_scaf, whole genome shotgun sequence genome has a segment encoding these proteins:
- the LOC120457874 gene encoding uncharacterized protein LOC120457874, whose protein sequence is PSKFRIDNVVPDFGLEENSNVLPKNWQMPPPSSSRIIKSRRCPNEGKISPNVRQTVPKPTVDTEPSPLAPIKGTLVDEYDTDLLSSEDIWKIYMDVKKGLIKPSDAIYPLFCMEYSGASKTPPPSLTESQNSNEFPPKTVRVNKNLYKKNSFETGFGRKVGKNEWRVLDQWIESEGLNGSYNDIEESDSKGKGKVDSDAKKTRILDNEDVAFASFTIGIEEQRAIKEWIKSEGLNEPHSDIEEFDMLLSLAREHEKNRDLLLELLKPKDLISQEKDVWKKFSPKVFEMPQKPDSVEPKLWKPPPNEKVSVENIPEKEPEKATEIIVEKPEKPVILEVKDIKTLPPRPKAEKATQSWVQQCSETISQQLQLLIYEDSSNNQTDAEPEAIDFETEISKEQMKPRVLGKSNRNVSAETGWQNSFTVFLEDFEYIIDQTMTEFRDPQAKRLRSKWNQQFGSKSVENLRRCLLLPPLPDHLDQCLQRIRILRRPKRRKVEEFRMHVDMNFCKMYCTLSMNKNLDLQNTVRFLRNAVYNNDIDVIQIRYEATQIAWIWSDGSVLIINGRGHAMLAETQRDLMFRTLGRANFKADPSNKLLHLRLISCAHFPFGISLPVFTALSVLSPEPHMKYVYYVDKAVPGVAARVHETGMVQVFAMTTGEADNMLKKLYLLTANHRKATIDVIKKKP, encoded by the exons ccctccaagttccgcatcgacaatgttgttccggactttggactcgaggagaattctaacgtgcttcccaaaaactggcaaatgccacctccaagttcatcaaggattatcaagagtcgacgatgccccaacgaaggaaaaatatctccaaatgtgcgtcaaactgttccaaaaccTACCGTCGATACAGAACCCTCACCGCTGGCACCCATCAAGgggactttggtggatgagtatgatacagatctgctgtcgtcagaggatatttggaagatctatatggatgtgaagaaggggcttataaagccctcggatgctatatatcctttgttttgcatggagtattcgggggcttccaaaactccacctccgagtttaacggaatctcaaaactccaatgaatttcctccgaaaacagttcgagttaacaaaaacctatataaaaagaattcttttgaaactggttttgggaggaaagtcggaaaaaatgagtggcgggtcttggatcagtggatagaatcggaggggctcaacggatcctataatgatatagaagaatcggattcaaagggaaag ggaaaggtcgatagtgacgccaagaagactaggattctggacaatgaagatgtcgcctttgctagcttcaccattggaatcgaagagcagcgggcaatcaaggaatggataaaatcggagggcctcaacgaaccccacagtgatatagaagagtttgatatgttattaagcctagcaagggaacatgagaagaatcgggatcttctgcttgagttactaaagcccaaggatcttatctcccaggaaaaggatgtttggaaaaagttttctccaaaggtgttcgaaatgccgcagaaacctgattccgtagagcctaagttgtggaaacccccacccaacgaaaaggtttccgttgaaaatattccagaaaaggaaccagagaaagcaactgaaatcattgtggaaaaaccagaaaagccagttatcctcgaggtcaaagacattaaaacattaccccCGAGGCCCAAGGCTGAGAAAGCTACCCAGAGTTgggtacagcaatgcagtgaaaccatttcccaacaattgcaactcctcatctatgaggacagttccaacaatcaaactgatgcagaaccagaggccattgacttcgaaaccgagatcagcaaggagcaaatgaagccccgagtcctgggaaaaagcaacagaaatgtctcagcggagactggatggcagaacagcttcacagttttcctcgaggacttcgagtacatcattgaccaaaccatgacggagttcagggacccccaagctaagagactccgctcaaagtggaaccagcagtttggatcaaaatcggtggagaatttgaggagatgtcttctgcttccgcctctgccagatcacttggaccagtgcctccagaggattagaatcctaaggcgtcccaaaaggcgcaaggtcgaggaatttcgcatgcacgtcgatatgaatttttgcaaaatgtattgcacactgagtatgaataagaacttggatctgcaaaatacggttaggttcctaagaaacgccgtttacaataacgacatcgatgtgatccaaatccggtatgaggccacacagatagcctggatttggtccgatggcagtgtcttgataatcaatggaagaggccatgcgatgcttgcggaaacacaaagggatctgatgtttaggacccttgggagggcgaacttcaaagccgacccctcaaacaagcttctacatctgcgtctcatttcctgcgcccactttccatttgggatctctttgccggtgttcactgcgttaagcgttctttctccagagccccatatgaagtatgtctactacgtggacaaggcagttcccggggtggcggcccgtgttcatgagacgggaatggtccaggtgtttgccatgaccacgggtgaggcggataatatgctgaagaaactgtaccttcttacggccaatcaccgaaaggccaccatagacgtcatcaaaaagaaacca